In Ammospiza nelsoni isolate bAmmNel1 chromosome 20, bAmmNel1.pri, whole genome shotgun sequence, one DNA window encodes the following:
- the RC3H2 gene encoding roquin-2 isoform X1 has protein sequence MPVQAAQWTEFLSCPICYNEFDENVHKPISLGCSHTVCKTCLNKLHRKACPFDQTAINTDIDVLPVNFALLQLVGAQVPDHQTVKLSNVGENKHYEVAKKCVEDLALYLKPLSGGKGVASLNQSALSRPMQRKLVTLVNCQLVEEEGRVRAMRAARSLGERTVTELILQHQNPQQLSANLWAAVRARGCQFLGPAMQEEALKLVLLALEDGSALSRKVLVLFVVQRLEPRFPQASKTSIGHVVQLLYRASCFKVTKRDEDSSLMQLKEEFRSYEALRREHDAQIVHIAMEAGLRISPEQWSSLLYGDLAHKSHMQSIIDKLQSPESFAKSVQELTIVLQRTGDPANLNRLRPHLELLANIDPNPDAASPTWEQLENAMVAVKTVVHGLVDFIQNYSRKGHETPQPQPNSKYKTSMCRDLRQQGGCPRGTNCTFAHSQEELEKYRLRNKKISATVRTFPLLNKVGVNSTVSTTTGNVISVIGSPEATGKMVPSTNGIANLETGVPQLIPRCADTSLRALDNAKKGGKSGANGQNASGSPTESLPENKIGSPPKTPVSQAAATSAGPPNIGTEVNSVPPKSSPFVPRVPVYPPHSDNVQYFQDPRTQLSYEVPQYPQTGYYPAPPTVPAGVAPCVPRFVRSNNVPESSLPPASVPYADHYSTFPPRDRLNSPYQPPPPQPYGPVPPVPSGMYAPVYDSRRIWRPQMYPRDDIIRSNSLPPMDVMHSSVYQTSLRERYNSLDGYYSVACQPPSEQRTVPLPREPCGHLKTGYDEQLRRKPEQWAQYHTQKTPLVSSTLPMATPSPTPPSPLFSVDFSTEFSESVSDLSGTKFEEDHLSHYSPWSCGTIGSCINAIDSEPKDVIANSNAVLMDLDSGDVKRRVHLFETQRRAKEEDPIIPFSDGPIISKWGAISRSSRTGYHTTDPIQATASQGSATKPISVSDYVPYVNAVDSRWSAYGSDSASSARYAERDRFIVTDLSGHRKHSSTGDLLSIELQQAKSNSLLLQREANALAMQQKWNSLDEGSRLTLNLLSKEIDLRNGETDYPEDCADTKPDRDIELELSALDTDEPDGQGEQIEEILDIQLGISSQEDQLLNGTTVENGHLLKQHQKESMEQKRQSLGEDLVILEEQKTILPVTSCFSQPITTSVSNASCLPISTSVSVGSLILKTAHIMSEDKNDFLKPVANGRMVNS, from the exons ATGCCTGTGCAGGCAGCTCAGTGGACAGAATTTCTGTCCTGCCCAATCTGCTACAATGAGTTTGATGAGAATGTGCACAAGCCCATCAGCTTAGGTTGCTCTCACACTGTGTGCAAGACCTGCCTGAACAAGCTCCATCGCAAGGCGTGTCCCTTCGACCAGACCGCCATCAACACCGACATCGATGTGCTCCCCGTGAACTTTGCACTCCTCCAGCTGGTTGGAGCCCAG GTACCTGATCATCAGACAGTAAAGTTGAGTAATGTAGGAGAGAACAAACATTATGAAGTAGCAAAGAAATGCGTTGAGGATTTGGCACTCTACTTAAAGCCATTAAGTGGAGGAAAAG GTGTTGCAAGCTTGAATCAGAGTGCACTGAGCCGTCCCATGCAGAGGAAGCTTGTGACACTGGTGAATTGTCAGCTGGTGGAGGAGGAGGGTCGGGTCAGAGCCATGAGAGCAGCTCGGTCGCTGGGAGAGAGAACTGTCACAGAACTCATCCTGCAGCACCAAAATCCTCAGCAGCTTTCTGCCAATCTTTGGGCTGCTGTCAGGGCACGAGGGTGCCAGTTTCTAGGACCAG CTATGCAAGAGGAGGCACTGAAACTTGTGTTACTGGCACTGGAAGATGGCTCTGCACTCTCAAGAAAAGTTCTGGTACTTTTTGTTGTGCAAAGGCTGGAACCAAGATTTCCTCAGGCCTCTAAAACAAGCATTGGTCATGTTGTGCAGCTACTGTATAGAGCATCATGCTTTAAG GTCACTAAAAGGGATGAAGATTCTTCTCTGATGCAACTAAAAGAAGAGTTCCGGAGTTACGAGGCTTTGCGGAGAGAGCACGATGCCCAAATTGTTCACATTGCCATGGAAGCAGGACTCAGAATATCACCAGAACAGTGGTCTTCCCTTCTTTATGGAGACCTGGCACATAAATCACACATGCAATCCATTATTGACAAG CTCCAATCTCCAGAATCTTTTGCTAAGAGTGTACAAGAATTGACAATTGTCTTGCAGCGCACAGGGGATCCTGCAAACTTAAACAGGCTGAGGCCTCATTTAGAGCTCCTGGCAAACATAGATCCAAATCCAG ATGCAGCATCTCCAACatgggagcagctggaaaatGCCATGGTGGCTGTGAAGACTGTGGTCCATGGGCTGGTGGATTTCATTCAGAATTACAGTAGAAAAGGCCATGAAACTCCACAG CCACAACCAAATAGCAAATACAAAACAAGTATGTGCCGAGACCTTCGACAGCAAGGGGGGTGTCCAAGAGGAACAAACTGTACATTTGCTCATTCTCAGGAAGAGCTTGAAAA ATATCGCTTGAGGAACAAAAAAATCAGCGCAACAGTGAGAACATTCCCCCTTTTAAACAAAGTTGGCGTAAACAGCACCGTCTCAACCACCACGGGAAACGTGATCTCTGTCATAGGAAGCCCTGAGGCAACGGGCAAGATGGTGCCAAGTACTAATGGAATAGCTAATCTGGAAACTGGGGTTCCCCAGCTGATCCCCCGCTGTGCAGACACCTCCCTCAGAGCTCTGGACAACGCCAAGAAGGGAGGGAAGTCTGGAGCCAATGGCCAGAACGCTTCTGGGTCCCCCACAGAATCACTTCCTGAAAA TAAAATCGGTTCTCCACCCAAGACTCCTgtaagccaggcagcagctaCCTCAGCTGGCCCTCCTAATATTGGAACAGAAGTTAATTCTGTGCCTCCAAAATCCAGCCCATTTGTTCCCAGAGTACCTGTCTACCCTCCACATTCTGATAATGTTCAATATTTCCAAGACCCCAGGACTCAGCTGTCATATGAAGTTCCACAGTACCCACAGACAG GGTATTATCCAGCACCTCCAACAGTACCAGCTGGTGTGGCTCCCTGCGTTCCTCGCTTTGTGAGGTCCAATAACGTTCCAGAATCCTCCCTCCCACCTGCTTCCGTGCCATATGCCGACCATTACAGCACATTTCCCCCTCGAGACCGCCTCAATTCTCCCTACCAGCCTCCTCCTCCGCAGCCCTACGGCCCcgtccctcctgtcccctctggaATGTACGCTCCGGTCTACGACAGCCGGCGCATCTGGCGCCCGCAGATGTACCCCCGAGATGACATCATCAGGAGCAATTCCTTACCTCCCATGGATGTGATGCACTCATCTGTCTATCAGACATCGCTGAGGGAGAGGTACAACTCTCTGGATGGGTATTACTCTGTGGCTTGTCAGCCTCCCAGCGAGCAGAGGACTGTGCCTTTACCAAGG GAGCCTTGTGGTCATTTGAAGACTGGTTATGATGAGCAGCTGAGACGGAAGCCAGAGCAATGGGCACAGTACCACACACAGAAAACTCCTCTGGTATCATCAACCCTTCCTATGGCAACACCATCTCCAACACCACCTTCTCCTCTCTTCAGTGTAGATTTCAGCACAGAG TTCTCAGAGAGTGTCAGTGATTTGAGTGGAACTAAATTTGAGGAAGACCATCTCTCTCACTATTCACCGTGGTCTTGTGGCACTATTGGCTCTTGTATAAATGCTATCGACTCAGAGCCCAAGGATGTGATTGCCAATTCCAATGCCGTGTTAATG GATTTGGACAGTGGGGACGTTAAAAGGAGAGTGCATTTATTTGAAACACAGAGAAGGGCAAAGGAGGAAGATCCTATAATCCCGTTCAGCGATGGACCCATCATCTCCAAGTGGGGTGCAATCTCCAGGTCATCCCGCACAGGCTATCACACAACAGATCCAATCCAGGCCACTGCTTCCCAAGGAAGTGCTACTAAGCCCATCAGTGTGTCAG ATTATGTCCCTTATGTCAATGCTGTAGACTCGAGATGGAGTGCCTATGGCTCGGATTCTGCCTCCTCAGCACGTTATGCGGAACG ggaCAGGTTCATAGTTACAGATTTGTCTGGTCACAGAAAGCATTCCAGCACTGGAGATCTACTGAGTATTGAATTACAGCAG GCCAAAAGCAACTCCTTACTCCTTCAGAGAGAGGCAAATGCACTTGCCATGCAGCAGAAGTGGAATTCTCTAGATGAAGGCAGTCGTCTTACCTTAAACCTTTTAAGCAAGGAAATTGATTTGAGGAATGGTGAG ACTGATTATCCTGAAGACTGTGCAGACACAAAGCCAGACCGAGACATTGAATTGGAGCTGTCAGCCCTTGATACTGACGAACCTGATGGGCAAGGGGAACAGATAGAA GAGATTCTGGACATACAGCTAGGGATTAGCTCCCAAGAGGATCAGCTGCTCAATGGAACAACTGTAGAGAATGGGCATCTGCTAAAGCAGCACCAGAAAGAATCTATGGAACAGAAGAGACAAAGTTTAGGTGAAGaccttgtgattct gGAGGAGCAGAAAACAATCCTGCCCGTAACTTCTTGCTTCAGTCAGCCGATCACAACATCTGTTAGCAATGCAAGCTGCCTGCCCATCAGCACATCAGTCAGTGTTGGCAGCCTCATTTTGAAAACTGCTCACATTATGTCTGAGGAtaaaaatgactttttaaagCCTGTTGCAAATGGCAGGATGGTTAACAGCTGA
- the RC3H2 gene encoding roquin-2 isoform X2 has protein sequence MPVQAAQWTEFLSCPICYNEFDENVHKPISLGCSHTVCKTCLNKLHRKACPFDQTAINTDIDVLPVNFALLQLVGAQVPDHQTVKLSNVGENKHYEVAKKCVEDLALYLKPLSGGKGVASLNQSALSRPMQRKLVTLVNCQLVEEEGRVRAMRAARSLGERTVTELILQHQNPQQLSANLWAAVRARGCQFLGPAMQEEALKLVLLALEDGSALSRKVLVLFVVQRLEPRFPQASKTSIGHVVQLLYRASCFKVTKRDEDSSLMQLKEEFRSYEALRREHDAQIVHIAMEAGLRISPEQWSSLLYGDLAHKSHMQSIIDKLQSPESFAKSVQELTIVLQRTGDPANLNRLRPHLELLANIDPNPDAASPTWEQLENAMVAVKTVVHGLVDFIQNYSRKGHETPQPQPNSKYKTSMCRDLRQQGGCPRGTNCTFAHSQEELEKYRLRNKKISATVRTFPLLNKVGVNSTVSTTTGNVISVIGSPEATGKMVPSTNGIANLETGVPQLIPRCADTSLRALDNAKKGGKSGANGQNASGSPTESLPENKIGSPPKTPVSQAAATSAGPPNIGTEVNSVPPKSSPFVPRVPVYPPHSDNVQYFQDPRTQLSYEVPQYPQTGYYPAPPTVPAGVAPCVPRFVRSNNVPESSLPPASVPYADHYSTFPPRDRLNSPYQPPPPQPYGPVPPVPSGMYAPVYDSRRIWRPQMYPRDDIIRSNSLPPMDVMHSSVYQTSLRERYNSLDGYYSVACQPPSEQRTVPLPREPCGHLKTGYDEQLRRKPEQWAQYHTQKTPLVSSTLPMATPSPTPPSPLFSVDFSTEFSESVSDLSGTKFEEDHLSHYSPWSCGTIGSCINAIDSEPKDVIANSNAVLMDLDSGDVKRRVHLFETQRRAKEEDPIIPFSDGPIISKWGAISRSSRTGYHTTDPIQATASQGSATKPISVSDYVPYVNAVDSRWSAYGSDSASSARYAERFIVTDLSGHRKHSSTGDLLSIELQQAKSNSLLLQREANALAMQQKWNSLDEGSRLTLNLLSKEIDLRNGETDYPEDCADTKPDRDIELELSALDTDEPDGQGEQIEEILDIQLGISSQEDQLLNGTTVENGHLLKQHQKESMEQKRQSLGEDLVILEEQKTILPVTSCFSQPITTSVSNASCLPISTSVSVGSLILKTAHIMSEDKNDFLKPVANGRMVNS, from the exons ATGCCTGTGCAGGCAGCTCAGTGGACAGAATTTCTGTCCTGCCCAATCTGCTACAATGAGTTTGATGAGAATGTGCACAAGCCCATCAGCTTAGGTTGCTCTCACACTGTGTGCAAGACCTGCCTGAACAAGCTCCATCGCAAGGCGTGTCCCTTCGACCAGACCGCCATCAACACCGACATCGATGTGCTCCCCGTGAACTTTGCACTCCTCCAGCTGGTTGGAGCCCAG GTACCTGATCATCAGACAGTAAAGTTGAGTAATGTAGGAGAGAACAAACATTATGAAGTAGCAAAGAAATGCGTTGAGGATTTGGCACTCTACTTAAAGCCATTAAGTGGAGGAAAAG GTGTTGCAAGCTTGAATCAGAGTGCACTGAGCCGTCCCATGCAGAGGAAGCTTGTGACACTGGTGAATTGTCAGCTGGTGGAGGAGGAGGGTCGGGTCAGAGCCATGAGAGCAGCTCGGTCGCTGGGAGAGAGAACTGTCACAGAACTCATCCTGCAGCACCAAAATCCTCAGCAGCTTTCTGCCAATCTTTGGGCTGCTGTCAGGGCACGAGGGTGCCAGTTTCTAGGACCAG CTATGCAAGAGGAGGCACTGAAACTTGTGTTACTGGCACTGGAAGATGGCTCTGCACTCTCAAGAAAAGTTCTGGTACTTTTTGTTGTGCAAAGGCTGGAACCAAGATTTCCTCAGGCCTCTAAAACAAGCATTGGTCATGTTGTGCAGCTACTGTATAGAGCATCATGCTTTAAG GTCACTAAAAGGGATGAAGATTCTTCTCTGATGCAACTAAAAGAAGAGTTCCGGAGTTACGAGGCTTTGCGGAGAGAGCACGATGCCCAAATTGTTCACATTGCCATGGAAGCAGGACTCAGAATATCACCAGAACAGTGGTCTTCCCTTCTTTATGGAGACCTGGCACATAAATCACACATGCAATCCATTATTGACAAG CTCCAATCTCCAGAATCTTTTGCTAAGAGTGTACAAGAATTGACAATTGTCTTGCAGCGCACAGGGGATCCTGCAAACTTAAACAGGCTGAGGCCTCATTTAGAGCTCCTGGCAAACATAGATCCAAATCCAG ATGCAGCATCTCCAACatgggagcagctggaaaatGCCATGGTGGCTGTGAAGACTGTGGTCCATGGGCTGGTGGATTTCATTCAGAATTACAGTAGAAAAGGCCATGAAACTCCACAG CCACAACCAAATAGCAAATACAAAACAAGTATGTGCCGAGACCTTCGACAGCAAGGGGGGTGTCCAAGAGGAACAAACTGTACATTTGCTCATTCTCAGGAAGAGCTTGAAAA ATATCGCTTGAGGAACAAAAAAATCAGCGCAACAGTGAGAACATTCCCCCTTTTAAACAAAGTTGGCGTAAACAGCACCGTCTCAACCACCACGGGAAACGTGATCTCTGTCATAGGAAGCCCTGAGGCAACGGGCAAGATGGTGCCAAGTACTAATGGAATAGCTAATCTGGAAACTGGGGTTCCCCAGCTGATCCCCCGCTGTGCAGACACCTCCCTCAGAGCTCTGGACAACGCCAAGAAGGGAGGGAAGTCTGGAGCCAATGGCCAGAACGCTTCTGGGTCCCCCACAGAATCACTTCCTGAAAA TAAAATCGGTTCTCCACCCAAGACTCCTgtaagccaggcagcagctaCCTCAGCTGGCCCTCCTAATATTGGAACAGAAGTTAATTCTGTGCCTCCAAAATCCAGCCCATTTGTTCCCAGAGTACCTGTCTACCCTCCACATTCTGATAATGTTCAATATTTCCAAGACCCCAGGACTCAGCTGTCATATGAAGTTCCACAGTACCCACAGACAG GGTATTATCCAGCACCTCCAACAGTACCAGCTGGTGTGGCTCCCTGCGTTCCTCGCTTTGTGAGGTCCAATAACGTTCCAGAATCCTCCCTCCCACCTGCTTCCGTGCCATATGCCGACCATTACAGCACATTTCCCCCTCGAGACCGCCTCAATTCTCCCTACCAGCCTCCTCCTCCGCAGCCCTACGGCCCcgtccctcctgtcccctctggaATGTACGCTCCGGTCTACGACAGCCGGCGCATCTGGCGCCCGCAGATGTACCCCCGAGATGACATCATCAGGAGCAATTCCTTACCTCCCATGGATGTGATGCACTCATCTGTCTATCAGACATCGCTGAGGGAGAGGTACAACTCTCTGGATGGGTATTACTCTGTGGCTTGTCAGCCTCCCAGCGAGCAGAGGACTGTGCCTTTACCAAGG GAGCCTTGTGGTCATTTGAAGACTGGTTATGATGAGCAGCTGAGACGGAAGCCAGAGCAATGGGCACAGTACCACACACAGAAAACTCCTCTGGTATCATCAACCCTTCCTATGGCAACACCATCTCCAACACCACCTTCTCCTCTCTTCAGTGTAGATTTCAGCACAGAG TTCTCAGAGAGTGTCAGTGATTTGAGTGGAACTAAATTTGAGGAAGACCATCTCTCTCACTATTCACCGTGGTCTTGTGGCACTATTGGCTCTTGTATAAATGCTATCGACTCAGAGCCCAAGGATGTGATTGCCAATTCCAATGCCGTGTTAATG GATTTGGACAGTGGGGACGTTAAAAGGAGAGTGCATTTATTTGAAACACAGAGAAGGGCAAAGGAGGAAGATCCTATAATCCCGTTCAGCGATGGACCCATCATCTCCAAGTGGGGTGCAATCTCCAGGTCATCCCGCACAGGCTATCACACAACAGATCCAATCCAGGCCACTGCTTCCCAAGGAAGTGCTACTAAGCCCATCAGTGTGTCAG ATTATGTCCCTTATGTCAATGCTGTAGACTCGAGATGGAGTGCCTATGGCTCGGATTCTGCCTCCTCAGCACGTTATGCGGAACG GTTCATAGTTACAGATTTGTCTGGTCACAGAAAGCATTCCAGCACTGGAGATCTACTGAGTATTGAATTACAGCAG GCCAAAAGCAACTCCTTACTCCTTCAGAGAGAGGCAAATGCACTTGCCATGCAGCAGAAGTGGAATTCTCTAGATGAAGGCAGTCGTCTTACCTTAAACCTTTTAAGCAAGGAAATTGATTTGAGGAATGGTGAG ACTGATTATCCTGAAGACTGTGCAGACACAAAGCCAGACCGAGACATTGAATTGGAGCTGTCAGCCCTTGATACTGACGAACCTGATGGGCAAGGGGAACAGATAGAA GAGATTCTGGACATACAGCTAGGGATTAGCTCCCAAGAGGATCAGCTGCTCAATGGAACAACTGTAGAGAATGGGCATCTGCTAAAGCAGCACCAGAAAGAATCTATGGAACAGAAGAGACAAAGTTTAGGTGAAGaccttgtgattct gGAGGAGCAGAAAACAATCCTGCCCGTAACTTCTTGCTTCAGTCAGCCGATCACAACATCTGTTAGCAATGCAAGCTGCCTGCCCATCAGCACATCAGTCAGTGTTGGCAGCCTCATTTTGAAAACTGCTCACATTATGTCTGAGGAtaaaaatgactttttaaagCCTGTTGCAAATGGCAGGATGGTTAACAGCTGA
- the RC3H2 gene encoding roquin-2 isoform X3, with the protein MPVQAAQWTEFLSCPICYNEFDENVHKPISLGCSHTVCKTCLNKLHRKACPFDQTAINTDIDVLPVNFALLQLVGAQVPDHQTVKLSNVGENKHYEVAKKCVEDLALYLKPLSGGKGVASLNQSALSRPMQRKLVTLVNCQLVEEEGRVRAMRAARSLGERTVTELILQHQNPQQLSANLWAAVRARGCQFLGPAMQEEALKLVLLALEDGSALSRKVLVLFVVQRLEPRFPQASKTSIGHVVQLLYRASCFKVTKRDEDSSLMQLKEEFRSYEALRREHDAQIVHIAMEAGLRISPEQWSSLLYGDLAHKSHMQSIIDKLQSPESFAKSVQELTIVLQRTGDPANLNRLRPHLELLANIDPNPDAASPTWEQLENAMVAVKTVVHGLVDFIQNYSRKGHETPQPQPNSKYKTSMCRDLRQQGGCPRGTNCTFAHSQEELEKYRLRNKKISATVRTFPLLNKVGVNSTVSTTTGNVISVIGSPEATGKMVPSTNGIANLETGVPQLIPRCADTSLRALDNAKKGGKSGANGQNASGSPTESLPENKIGSPPKTPVSQAAATSAGPPNIGTEVNSVPPKSSPFVPRVPVYPPHSDNVQYFQDPRTQLSYEVPQYPQTGYYPAPPTVPAGVAPCVPRFVRSNNVPESSLPPASVPYADHYSTFPPRDRLNSPYQPPPPQPYGPVPPVPSGMYAPVYDSRRIWRPQMYPRDDIIRSNSLPPMDVMHSSVYQTSLRERYNSLDGYYSVACQPPSEQRTVPLPREPCGHLKTGYDEQLRRKPEQWAQYHTQKTPLVSSTLPMATPSPTPPSPLFSVDFSTEFSESVSDLSGTKFEEDHLSHYSPWSCGTIGSCINAIDSEPKDVIANSNAVLMDLDSGDVKRRVHLFETQRRAKEEDPIIPFSDGPIISKWGAISRSSRTGYHTTDPIQATASQGSATKPISVSDYVPYVNAVDSRWSAYGSDSASSARYAERDRFIVTDLSGHRKHSSTGDLLSIELQQAKSNSLLLQREANALAMQQKWNSLDEGSRLTLNLLSKEIDLRNGETDYPEDCADTKPDRDIELELSALDTDEPDGQGEQIEEILDIQLGISSQEDQLLNGTTVENGHLLKQHQKESMEQKRQSLGRSRKQSCP; encoded by the exons ATGCCTGTGCAGGCAGCTCAGTGGACAGAATTTCTGTCCTGCCCAATCTGCTACAATGAGTTTGATGAGAATGTGCACAAGCCCATCAGCTTAGGTTGCTCTCACACTGTGTGCAAGACCTGCCTGAACAAGCTCCATCGCAAGGCGTGTCCCTTCGACCAGACCGCCATCAACACCGACATCGATGTGCTCCCCGTGAACTTTGCACTCCTCCAGCTGGTTGGAGCCCAG GTACCTGATCATCAGACAGTAAAGTTGAGTAATGTAGGAGAGAACAAACATTATGAAGTAGCAAAGAAATGCGTTGAGGATTTGGCACTCTACTTAAAGCCATTAAGTGGAGGAAAAG GTGTTGCAAGCTTGAATCAGAGTGCACTGAGCCGTCCCATGCAGAGGAAGCTTGTGACACTGGTGAATTGTCAGCTGGTGGAGGAGGAGGGTCGGGTCAGAGCCATGAGAGCAGCTCGGTCGCTGGGAGAGAGAACTGTCACAGAACTCATCCTGCAGCACCAAAATCCTCAGCAGCTTTCTGCCAATCTTTGGGCTGCTGTCAGGGCACGAGGGTGCCAGTTTCTAGGACCAG CTATGCAAGAGGAGGCACTGAAACTTGTGTTACTGGCACTGGAAGATGGCTCTGCACTCTCAAGAAAAGTTCTGGTACTTTTTGTTGTGCAAAGGCTGGAACCAAGATTTCCTCAGGCCTCTAAAACAAGCATTGGTCATGTTGTGCAGCTACTGTATAGAGCATCATGCTTTAAG GTCACTAAAAGGGATGAAGATTCTTCTCTGATGCAACTAAAAGAAGAGTTCCGGAGTTACGAGGCTTTGCGGAGAGAGCACGATGCCCAAATTGTTCACATTGCCATGGAAGCAGGACTCAGAATATCACCAGAACAGTGGTCTTCCCTTCTTTATGGAGACCTGGCACATAAATCACACATGCAATCCATTATTGACAAG CTCCAATCTCCAGAATCTTTTGCTAAGAGTGTACAAGAATTGACAATTGTCTTGCAGCGCACAGGGGATCCTGCAAACTTAAACAGGCTGAGGCCTCATTTAGAGCTCCTGGCAAACATAGATCCAAATCCAG ATGCAGCATCTCCAACatgggagcagctggaaaatGCCATGGTGGCTGTGAAGACTGTGGTCCATGGGCTGGTGGATTTCATTCAGAATTACAGTAGAAAAGGCCATGAAACTCCACAG CCACAACCAAATAGCAAATACAAAACAAGTATGTGCCGAGACCTTCGACAGCAAGGGGGGTGTCCAAGAGGAACAAACTGTACATTTGCTCATTCTCAGGAAGAGCTTGAAAA ATATCGCTTGAGGAACAAAAAAATCAGCGCAACAGTGAGAACATTCCCCCTTTTAAACAAAGTTGGCGTAAACAGCACCGTCTCAACCACCACGGGAAACGTGATCTCTGTCATAGGAAGCCCTGAGGCAACGGGCAAGATGGTGCCAAGTACTAATGGAATAGCTAATCTGGAAACTGGGGTTCCCCAGCTGATCCCCCGCTGTGCAGACACCTCCCTCAGAGCTCTGGACAACGCCAAGAAGGGAGGGAAGTCTGGAGCCAATGGCCAGAACGCTTCTGGGTCCCCCACAGAATCACTTCCTGAAAA TAAAATCGGTTCTCCACCCAAGACTCCTgtaagccaggcagcagctaCCTCAGCTGGCCCTCCTAATATTGGAACAGAAGTTAATTCTGTGCCTCCAAAATCCAGCCCATTTGTTCCCAGAGTACCTGTCTACCCTCCACATTCTGATAATGTTCAATATTTCCAAGACCCCAGGACTCAGCTGTCATATGAAGTTCCACAGTACCCACAGACAG GGTATTATCCAGCACCTCCAACAGTACCAGCTGGTGTGGCTCCCTGCGTTCCTCGCTTTGTGAGGTCCAATAACGTTCCAGAATCCTCCCTCCCACCTGCTTCCGTGCCATATGCCGACCATTACAGCACATTTCCCCCTCGAGACCGCCTCAATTCTCCCTACCAGCCTCCTCCTCCGCAGCCCTACGGCCCcgtccctcctgtcccctctggaATGTACGCTCCGGTCTACGACAGCCGGCGCATCTGGCGCCCGCAGATGTACCCCCGAGATGACATCATCAGGAGCAATTCCTTACCTCCCATGGATGTGATGCACTCATCTGTCTATCAGACATCGCTGAGGGAGAGGTACAACTCTCTGGATGGGTATTACTCTGTGGCTTGTCAGCCTCCCAGCGAGCAGAGGACTGTGCCTTTACCAAGG GAGCCTTGTGGTCATTTGAAGACTGGTTATGATGAGCAGCTGAGACGGAAGCCAGAGCAATGGGCACAGTACCACACACAGAAAACTCCTCTGGTATCATCAACCCTTCCTATGGCAACACCATCTCCAACACCACCTTCTCCTCTCTTCAGTGTAGATTTCAGCACAGAG TTCTCAGAGAGTGTCAGTGATTTGAGTGGAACTAAATTTGAGGAAGACCATCTCTCTCACTATTCACCGTGGTCTTGTGGCACTATTGGCTCTTGTATAAATGCTATCGACTCAGAGCCCAAGGATGTGATTGCCAATTCCAATGCCGTGTTAATG GATTTGGACAGTGGGGACGTTAAAAGGAGAGTGCATTTATTTGAAACACAGAGAAGGGCAAAGGAGGAAGATCCTATAATCCCGTTCAGCGATGGACCCATCATCTCCAAGTGGGGTGCAATCTCCAGGTCATCCCGCACAGGCTATCACACAACAGATCCAATCCAGGCCACTGCTTCCCAAGGAAGTGCTACTAAGCCCATCAGTGTGTCAG ATTATGTCCCTTATGTCAATGCTGTAGACTCGAGATGGAGTGCCTATGGCTCGGATTCTGCCTCCTCAGCACGTTATGCGGAACG ggaCAGGTTCATAGTTACAGATTTGTCTGGTCACAGAAAGCATTCCAGCACTGGAGATCTACTGAGTATTGAATTACAGCAG GCCAAAAGCAACTCCTTACTCCTTCAGAGAGAGGCAAATGCACTTGCCATGCAGCAGAAGTGGAATTCTCTAGATGAAGGCAGTCGTCTTACCTTAAACCTTTTAAGCAAGGAAATTGATTTGAGGAATGGTGAG ACTGATTATCCTGAAGACTGTGCAGACACAAAGCCAGACCGAGACATTGAATTGGAGCTGTCAGCCCTTGATACTGACGAACCTGATGGGCAAGGGGAACAGATAGAA GAGATTCTGGACATACAGCTAGGGATTAGCTCCCAAGAGGATCAGCTGCTCAATGGAACAACTGTAGAGAATGGGCATCTGCTAAAGCAGCACCAGAAAGAATCTATGGAACAGAAGAGACAAAGTTTAG gGAGGAGCAGAAAACAATCCTGCCCGTAA